One Anaerolineae bacterium genomic region harbors:
- a CDS encoding acyl-CoA thioesterase, whose amino-acid sequence MSEEGPAASAPAVETSLRVRYAETDAQGVVYYANYLVWFEVGRVEFIRRHGISYADFEAQGLGIMIVEAQCRYYAPAFFDDLVTIRTWIDEMRRSSFRFRYQVRRGETLLAEGYTVQVMVDLDRREPVPIPPALRRLFLGDEGG is encoded by the coding sequence ATGAGCGAGGAAGGCCCTGCCGCCTCTGCGCCGGCGGTCGAGACCAGCCTGCGCGTGCGCTATGCCGAGACCGATGCCCAGGGTGTGGTCTATTACGCCAACTATCTGGTCTGGTTCGAGGTCGGGCGCGTGGAGTTTATCCGCCGGCACGGCATCTCCTACGCCGATTTCGAGGCACAGGGCCTGGGCATCATGATTGTGGAGGCGCAGTGCCGCTATTACGCGCCGGCCTTCTTCGACGACCTCGTCACCATCCGCACCTGGATCGACGAAATGCGGCGCAGTAGCTTCCGCTTCCGCTATCAGGTCCGCCGTGGGGAAACTCTGCTGGCGGAGGGCTATACCGTACAGGTGATGGTGGACCTGGATCGGAGGGAGCCGGTGCCCATTCCGCCGGCCCTCCGCCGGCTTTTCCTCGGGGACGA